From Streptomyces durmitorensis, a single genomic window includes:
- a CDS encoding type III pantothenate kinase gives MLLTIDVGNTHTVLGLFDGEEIVEHWRISTEARRTADELAVLLNGLMGMHPLLGEELGDGIDGIAICSTVPSVLHELREVTRRYYGDVPAVLVEPGIKTGVPILMDNPKEVGADRIINAVAAVELYGGPAVVVDFGTATTFDAVSARGEYTGGVIAPGIEISVEALGVRGAQLRKIELARPRSVIGKNTVEAMQSGILYGFAGQVDGVVQRMARELAGPDGDPDDVTVIATGGLAPMVLGEASVIDEHEPWLTLIGLRLVYERNVSRS, from the coding sequence ATGCTGCTGACCATCGACGTCGGAAACACCCACACCGTCCTCGGTCTCTTCGACGGCGAAGAGATCGTCGAGCACTGGCGCATCTCCACCGAGGCCCGCCGCACCGCCGACGAACTGGCCGTGCTCCTCAACGGGTTGATGGGCATGCACCCGCTCCTCGGCGAGGAGCTCGGCGACGGGATCGACGGCATCGCCATCTGCTCGACGGTCCCCTCCGTCCTGCACGAACTGCGCGAGGTCACACGGCGGTACTACGGAGACGTGCCCGCCGTCCTCGTCGAGCCCGGCATCAAGACCGGCGTGCCGATCCTCATGGACAACCCCAAGGAGGTCGGCGCCGACCGCATCATCAACGCGGTCGCGGCGGTCGAGCTCTACGGAGGCCCCGCCGTCGTCGTCGACTTCGGCACGGCGACCACGTTCGACGCGGTCTCCGCGCGCGGGGAGTACACCGGAGGCGTCATCGCCCCCGGCATCGAGATCTCCGTCGAGGCACTCGGCGTACGCGGCGCCCAGCTCCGCAAGATCGAGCTGGCCCGGCCGCGCAGCGTCATCGGCAAGAACACCGTGGAGGCCATGCAGTCGGGCATTCTGTACGGCTTCGCGGGCCAGGTCGACGGCGTCGTGCAGCGCATGGCCCGCGAACTGGCGGGCCCGGACGGCGATCCCGACGACGTGACGGTCATCGCGACCGGCGGCCTCGCGCCCATGGTGCTCGGCGAGGCCTCGGTCATCGACGAGCACGAGCCGTGGCTGACCCTCATCGGCCTGCGCCTGGTCTACGAGCGCAACGTCTCCCGGAGTTGA
- the nadC gene encoding carboxylating nicotinate-nucleotide diphosphorylase, protein MSTPDDLPLAPTGGGCGDACGCGSDDAYDPLECGLDPALAQLLTDAGLDPVQVEDIAHMAIEEDLDGGVDVTSVATIPEEAVATGDFTAREAGTVAGLRVAEAVISLVCTDTFEVERHVEDGEQVEAGDKLLSVTTRTRDLLTAERSALNLLCRLSGVATATRAWADALEGTSAKVRDTRKTTAGLRALEKYAVRMGGGVNHRMSLSDAALVKDNHVVAAGGVEQAFKAVRAAFPDLAVEVEVDTLHQLREVVDAGADLILLDNFTPGETEEAVAIVAGRAILESSGRLTLENAPAYARTGVDFLAVGALTHSSPILDIGLDLRAAE, encoded by the coding sequence GTGAGCACCCCCGACGACCTCCCTCTCGCCCCCACCGGCGGCGGCTGCGGCGACGCCTGCGGCTGCGGCTCGGACGACGCCTACGACCCCCTGGAGTGCGGCCTCGACCCCGCTCTCGCGCAGCTCCTGACCGACGCGGGGCTCGACCCCGTGCAGGTCGAGGACATCGCGCACATGGCGATCGAGGAGGACCTGGACGGCGGCGTGGACGTCACCTCGGTCGCCACGATCCCCGAAGAGGCCGTGGCCACCGGCGACTTCACCGCGCGCGAGGCCGGCACGGTCGCGGGCCTGCGCGTCGCCGAAGCCGTCATCTCCCTCGTCTGCACGGACACCTTCGAGGTCGAGCGGCACGTCGAGGACGGCGAGCAGGTGGAGGCGGGCGACAAGCTGCTCAGCGTCACCACCCGCACCCGCGACCTGCTCACCGCCGAGCGCAGCGCGCTCAACCTCCTGTGCCGCCTTTCCGGCGTGGCGACGGCCACGCGCGCGTGGGCCGACGCACTGGAGGGCACGAGCGCCAAGGTCCGCGACACCCGCAAGACGACGGCGGGCCTGCGCGCCCTGGAGAAGTACGCGGTGCGGATGGGCGGCGGCGTGAACCACCGCATGTCGCTCTCCGACGCGGCGCTGGTGAAGGACAACCACGTCGTGGCCGCGGGAGGCGTGGAGCAGGCCTTCAAGGCCGTCCGCGCGGCCTTCCCCGACCTGGCCGTGGAGGTCGAGGTCGACACCCTCCACCAGCTGCGCGAGGTCGTGGACGCGGGCGCCGACCTGATCCTCCTGGACAACTTCACGCCGGGCGAGACCGAGGAGGCCGTGGCCATCGTGGCGGGCCGCGCGATCCTGGAGTCCTCCGGCCGCCTCACCCTGGAGAACGCACCCGCGTATGCGCGGACGGGCGTGGACTTCCTCGCGGTGGGCGCCCTCACCCACTCCTCGCCGATCCTGGACATCGGCCTCGACCTGCGCGCGGCGGAGTGA
- a CDS encoding L-aspartate oxidase — protein sequence MSATGIRLHAPAPGWSLEADVVVVGSGVAGLTTALRCSAAGLKTVVVTKASLDDGSTRWAQGGVAAALGEGDTPEQHLEDTLVAGVGLCDEEAVRTLVTEGPGAVRRLIETGAHFDTSAEGAIELTREGGHHRRRIAHAGGDATGLEISRALVEAVRAQSIPTVENALVLDLLTDADGRTAGVSLHVMGEGQHDGVGAVHAPAVVLATGGMGQVFSATTNPSVSTGDGVALALRAGAEVSDLEFVQFHPTVLFLGADAEGQQPLVSEAVRGEGAHLVDADGVRFMVGQHDLAELAPRDIVAKGITRRMQEQGAEHMYLDARHFGADMWENRFPTILAACRAHGIDPLTEPIPVAPAAHYASGGVRTDPRGRTTVPGLYACGEVACTGVHGANRLASNSLLEGLVYAERIAADIAERHAELAQPALYAAVPVPVPAPAPVPHPDTPAHPLLPPEARFAIQRVMTDGAGVLRSADSLSEAAARLARIHAEAAGALAEDGKTAEPGVDTWETTNLLCVARVLVAAAQRREETRGCHWREDRPDRDDEAWRRHIVVRLNADRTLAAHTTETADFPPTTSLQEK from the coding sequence ATGAGTGCCACCGGAATACGGCTGCATGCCCCCGCCCCCGGCTGGTCCCTGGAGGCCGACGTCGTCGTCGTCGGCTCCGGAGTGGCCGGACTGACCACGGCCCTGCGCTGCTCGGCGGCCGGCCTGAAGACCGTCGTGGTCACCAAGGCCAGCCTTGACGACGGCTCCACGCGCTGGGCGCAGGGCGGCGTCGCCGCGGCACTCGGCGAGGGCGACACCCCCGAGCAGCACCTGGAGGACACCCTCGTGGCGGGCGTGGGCCTGTGCGACGAGGAGGCCGTGCGCACCCTGGTCACCGAGGGCCCCGGCGCCGTCCGGCGCCTCATCGAGACCGGCGCCCACTTCGACACGAGCGCCGAAGGCGCCATCGAGCTGACCCGCGAGGGCGGCCACCACCGCCGCCGCATCGCGCACGCGGGCGGCGACGCGACAGGCCTGGAGATCTCCCGCGCCCTGGTCGAAGCGGTCCGCGCGCAGTCCATACCGACCGTGGAGAACGCCCTCGTCCTTGACCTGCTCACCGACGCCGACGGCCGCACCGCCGGTGTCTCCCTGCACGTCATGGGAGAGGGCCAGCACGACGGCGTGGGCGCGGTCCACGCCCCAGCGGTCGTCCTCGCCACCGGCGGCATGGGCCAGGTCTTCTCGGCGACGACGAACCCGTCCGTGTCGACGGGCGACGGCGTCGCGCTCGCCCTGCGCGCGGGCGCCGAGGTGAGCGACCTGGAGTTCGTGCAGTTCCACCCCACCGTGCTCTTCCTGGGGGCCGACGCGGAGGGCCAGCAGCCGCTGGTCTCCGAGGCGGTGCGCGGCGAGGGCGCCCACCTGGTGGACGCGGACGGCGTGCGCTTCATGGTCGGCCAGCACGACCTCGCCGAGCTCGCGCCCCGCGACATCGTCGCCAAGGGCATCACGCGCCGCATGCAGGAACAGGGCGCCGAGCACATGTACTTGGACGCCAGGCACTTCGGCGCCGACATGTGGGAGAACCGCTTCCCGACCATCCTCGCCGCCTGCCGCGCCCACGGCATCGACCCGTTGACCGAGCCCATCCCCGTCGCCCCGGCCGCGCACTACGCCTCCGGCGGCGTCCGCACCGACCCGCGGGGCCGCACCACGGTCCCGGGCCTGTACGCCTGCGGCGAGGTCGCCTGCACCGGCGTCCACGGCGCCAACCGCCTCGCCTCCAACTCCCTTCTGGAGGGCCTGGTCTACGCCGAGCGCATCGCCGCGGACATCGCGGAACGGCACGCGGAGCTGGCCCAGCCCGCCCTCTACGCTGCGGTGCCCGTCCCCGTGCCCGCCCCCGCGCCGGTGCCCCACCCCGACACCCCCGCGCACCCCCTGCTGCCCCCCGAGGCCCGCTTCGCCATCCAGCGCGTGATGACCGACGGCGCCGGAGTGCTCAGGTCCGCCGACTCCCTCTCCGAGGCCGCGGCCCGCCTGGCCCGCATCCACGCGGAGGCGGCGGGCGCGCTCGCCGAGGACGGCAAGACCGCCGAACCCGGCGTCGACACGTGGGAGACCACCAACCTCCTGTGCGTCGCCCGCGTCCTGGTCGCCGCCGCGCAGCGCCGCGAGGAGACCCGCGGCTGCCACTGGCGCGAGGACCGCCCCGACCGCGACGACGAGGCCTGGCGGCGCCACATCGTCGTACGCCTGAACGCGGACCGGACCCTGGCGGCGCACACGACCGAGACCGCAGACTTCCCCCCGACGACCAGCCTTCAGGAGAAGTGA
- the panC gene encoding pantoate--beta-alanine ligase yields MTSLVHTAEPLRTRTRAGRRAVVMTMGALHEGHATLIRTARRIAGDDGEVVVTVFVNPLQFGAGEDLDRYPRTLDADVKIAEQEGADFVFAPSVDEVYPGGAPQVRISAGPMGALLEGATRPGHFDGMLTVVAKLLHLTRPDVALYGQKDAQQLALIRRMVRDLNFGIEIVGVPTVREDDGLALSSRNRYLSPAERRTALALSQALFAGRDRHAAQEALHARAAQAPVTHARADALNALGESRAAADTHALAQSVTPTVPGGPAAVRAAARHVLDEAARRKPPLELDYLALVDPADFTDVQPGHTGEAVLAVAAKVGATRLIDNIPLTFGATT; encoded by the coding sequence ATGACCAGCCTCGTGCACACCGCCGAACCGCTGCGCACGCGCACGCGTGCCGGCCGCCGTGCCGTCGTCATGACCATGGGCGCCCTGCACGAGGGCCACGCCACGCTGATCCGCACCGCACGCCGCATCGCCGGCGACGACGGCGAAGTCGTGGTCACGGTCTTCGTGAACCCCCTCCAGTTCGGCGCGGGCGAGGACCTCGACCGCTACCCCCGCACGCTGGACGCGGACGTCAAGATCGCCGAACAGGAAGGCGCGGACTTCGTGTTCGCCCCCTCTGTGGACGAGGTCTACCCCGGCGGCGCACCGCAGGTCAGGATCAGCGCCGGACCCATGGGCGCACTCCTCGAAGGAGCCACGCGCCCCGGCCACTTCGACGGCATGCTCACGGTCGTCGCCAAGCTGCTGCACCTCACCCGGCCCGACGTCGCGCTGTACGGCCAGAAGGACGCCCAGCAGCTCGCCCTCATCCGCCGCATGGTGCGGGACCTGAACTTCGGCATAGAGATCGTCGGTGTGCCCACCGTCCGCGAGGACGACGGCCTGGCCCTCTCCAGCCGCAACCGCTATCTCTCCCCGGCCGAGCGGCGCACCGCGCTCGCGCTCTCCCAGGCCCTCTTCGCGGGCCGCGACCGGCACGCAGCGCAGGAGGCCCTCCACGCGCGCGCGGCGCAGGCCCCCGTCACGCACGCGCGCGCCGACGCCCTGAACGCCCTGGGGGAGTCCCGCGCCGCGGCCGACACCCACGCACTCGCCCAGTCCGTCACGCCGACCGTCCCCGGCGGCCCCGCGGCCGTCCGCGCAGCCGCCCGGCACGTCCTGGACGAGGCGGCCCGCCGCAAGCCCCCGCTGGAGCTGGACTATCTGGCGCTGGTCGACCCGGCCGACTTCACGGACGTACAGCCGGGCCACACCGGTGAGGCGGTCCTCGCCGTGGCGGCCAAGGTCGGCGCGACCCGGCTGATCGACAACATCCCGCTCACGTTCGGAGCCACCACATGA
- a CDS encoding Rossmann-like and DUF2520 domain-containing protein has product MNAPHQPDPRDRPARLTVGVVGAGRVGPALAAALQLAGHRPVAASGVSDASVRRAAVLLPDVPLVPPAQVLERADLVLLTVPDDALPGLVEGLAETGAVRPGQLIVHTSGRYGTKVLEPALRAGALPLALHPAMTFTGTPVDVQRLAGCSFGVTAPEELRLAAEALVIEMGGEPEWIAEESRPLYHAALALGANHLVTLVAESMELLRDAGVEAPDRMLGPLLGAALDNALRSGDAALTGPVARGDAGTVAAHVAELRKHAPQTVAGYLAMARATADRALAHGLLKPELAEDLLGVLANGGSVTGDGEGGTR; this is encoded by the coding sequence GTGAACGCACCTCATCAGCCAGACCCGCGGGACCGCCCCGCGAGGCTCACGGTGGGTGTCGTGGGAGCGGGCCGAGTCGGCCCCGCGCTAGCCGCGGCACTCCAGCTCGCCGGGCACCGCCCGGTCGCCGCGTCGGGAGTCTCCGACGCCTCCGTACGACGCGCGGCGGTCCTGCTGCCCGACGTCCCCCTCGTCCCGCCCGCCCAGGTTCTGGAGCGCGCCGACCTCGTCCTCCTGACCGTGCCGGACGACGCCCTGCCCGGCCTGGTCGAAGGCCTCGCGGAGACCGGTGCCGTGCGCCCCGGCCAGCTGATCGTGCACACCTCCGGGCGGTACGGCACCAAGGTGCTCGAACCCGCCCTGCGCGCCGGAGCCCTGCCGCTCGCGCTGCACCCCGCCATGACGTTCACGGGCACCCCCGTCGACGTGCAGCGCCTCGCGGGCTGCTCCTTCGGCGTGACCGCTCCCGAGGAGCTGCGTCTCGCCGCCGAGGCGCTGGTCATCGAGATGGGCGGCGAGCCCGAATGGATCGCCGAGGAGTCGCGCCCGCTCTACCACGCGGCGCTCGCGCTCGGCGCGAACCACCTGGTCACGCTGGTCGCCGAGTCCATGGAGCTGCTCCGAGACGCGGGCGTGGAGGCCCCCGACCGGATGCTCGGCCCGCTGCTCGGCGCCGCCCTGGACAACGCGCTGCGGTCCGGCGACGCCGCCCTCACCGGACCCGTCGCGCGCGGGGACGCGGGCACCGTCGCCGCGCACGTCGCCGAGTTGCGCAAGCACGCCCCGCAGACCGTCGCCGGGTATCTGGCGATGGCCCGCGCGACCGCCGACCGCGCGCTCGCCCACGGACTGCTCAAGCCCGAGCTCGCCGAGGACCTCCTGGGAGTCCTGGCCAACGGCGGGAGCGTGACCGGCGACGGCGAGGGAGGCACCCGATGA
- a CDS encoding threonine aldolase family protein, with the protein MTSHDGAGADSEASEQDPAAARRRAAALGATRSLHRWSAHLPLTARLSALADAAAEVVGPDEPIDIYGNAVVARLEDEVARLLGKEAAAFFPSGTMAQQVALRCWAGRTGNATVALHPKAHPEVHEGGALSAVSGLRTVHPTREPRLPTAEEVRDFEEPFGTLMLELPLRDAGFVLPSWEELEEVVEAARERDAVVHFDGARLWECTPHFGRSLAQIAGLADTVYVSFYKSLDGLSGAVLAGPRTLVDEARTWRHRYGGQIFQQFPAAVSALLGLKNTLPRLPDHVAHARVVADALREGFAAAGVPWSRVHPEQPHTHQFQVWLPYDSEVLTEAALGQAEETKTQLFGRWFADGPPGLSVTEVTVTEAGLEWTPGDVNDAVAEFVRRIPG; encoded by the coding sequence ATGACTTCACACGACGGAGCCGGAGCCGACAGCGAGGCGAGCGAGCAGGACCCGGCGGCCGCCCGCCGCCGGGCCGCCGCCCTCGGCGCCACCCGGTCCCTGCACCGCTGGTCCGCGCACCTGCCGCTCACCGCACGGCTCTCGGCACTCGCCGACGCGGCCGCCGAGGTCGTGGGCCCGGACGAGCCGATCGACATCTACGGCAACGCGGTCGTCGCCCGCCTGGAGGACGAGGTCGCGCGGCTGCTCGGCAAGGAGGCGGCCGCCTTCTTCCCCAGCGGCACGATGGCCCAGCAGGTCGCCCTGCGCTGCTGGGCGGGCCGCACGGGCAACGCGACCGTGGCCCTGCACCCCAAGGCCCACCCCGAGGTCCACGAAGGCGGCGCGCTCTCCGCGGTGAGCGGCCTGCGCACGGTGCACCCGACGCGGGAGCCGCGGCTGCCCACGGCCGAGGAAGTGCGGGACTTCGAGGAGCCCTTCGGGACGCTGATGCTCGAACTGCCGCTCCGGGACGCCGGTTTCGTGCTGCCGTCCTGGGAGGAGCTCGAAGAGGTCGTGGAGGCGGCCCGCGAACGCGACGCCGTCGTGCACTTCGACGGTGCGCGCCTGTGGGAGTGCACACCGCACTTCGGCCGTTCCCTCGCCCAGATCGCCGGGCTCGCGGACACCGTGTACGTGTCGTTCTACAAGTCCCTGGACGGCCTGAGCGGCGCGGTCCTCGCGGGCCCGCGCACCCTGGTCGACGAGGCGCGGACCTGGCGGCACCGGTACGGCGGCCAGATCTTCCAGCAGTTCCCGGCCGCCGTGTCCGCCCTGCTCGGCCTGAAGAACACGCTCCCGAGGCTGCCGGACCACGTGGCCCACGCGCGCGTGGTCGCCGACGCGCTGCGCGAAGGGTTCGCGGCCGCCGGGGTGCCGTGGTCGCGCGTGCACCCCGAGCAGCCGCACACCCATCAGTTCCAGGTCTGGCTGCCGTACGACTCCGAGGTCCTGACCGAGGCGGCGCTCGGGCAGGCGGAGGAGACCAAGACCCAGCTGTTCGGCCGCTGGTTCGCCGACGGGCCGCCCGGCCTCTCGGTCACGGAGGTCACCGTGACCGAGGCGGGCCTGGAGTGGACGCCCGGCGACGTCAATGATGCGGTCGCGGAGTTCGTGCGACGGATCCCCGGCTGA
- a CDS encoding DUF5937 family protein: protein MHIEIAGLPQERIFFDPSPLAELGVALHALAEPGHHPGLHGWATATTACLKPDLADRLCEADFLWRNTFSDVFMPFAGLVDGDGRPGATLADELDLLDRLDDERFVMAALEFTCGTTYNEGGPSPLTDPVRGARALELAATRGTRQLDFAERLLTDPQTVRAWLRRLLEDCDEAFFADTWRRVRVQLAADARHKTEILRRKGLAEVLTSVSAALSVDADGRRITADKLVPGTTTALDHTLGAGLTFVPSHFAWPHLMVLHAPGWRPVIHYPVSAPDLAKPTSVETLERRLTALAHPVRLRLCRDMARAPFSTGELAHATGLTAPEVSRHLTLLKKAGLVTTVRRGRYVMHQLDVTVVARLGSDFLEGILR, encoded by the coding sequence GTGCACATCGAGATCGCGGGCCTGCCGCAGGAGCGGATCTTCTTCGACCCCTCGCCCCTGGCGGAGCTGGGCGTCGCGCTGCACGCGCTGGCCGAGCCCGGACACCATCCGGGGCTGCACGGCTGGGCCACCGCGACCACCGCCTGCCTCAAGCCGGACCTCGCCGACCGGCTGTGCGAGGCCGACTTCCTGTGGCGGAACACGTTCTCGGACGTGTTCATGCCGTTCGCGGGGCTCGTCGACGGCGACGGCAGGCCGGGGGCGACGCTCGCCGATGAGCTCGACCTCCTCGACCGCCTGGACGACGAGCGATTCGTCATGGCCGCCCTGGAGTTCACCTGCGGCACGACGTACAACGAAGGCGGTCCCTCGCCGCTCACCGACCCCGTCCGTGGCGCCCGCGCCCTGGAGCTCGCCGCCACGCGCGGCACCCGGCAACTGGACTTCGCCGAGCGCCTCCTGACCGATCCGCAGACCGTCCGGGCCTGGCTGCGCCGCCTCCTTGAAGACTGCGACGAGGCGTTCTTCGCCGACACCTGGCGGCGGGTGCGCGTCCAACTGGCCGCCGACGCCCGGCACAAGACGGAGATACTGCGCCGCAAGGGCCTGGCCGAAGTCCTCACCTCGGTGTCGGCGGCGCTCTCGGTGGACGCGGACGGCCGCCGCATCACCGCGGACAAGCTGGTGCCCGGCACCACGACGGCCCTGGACCACACCCTGGGCGCGGGGCTCACGTTCGTGCCCTCGCACTTCGCCTGGCCGCACCTGATGGTCCTGCACGCCCCGGGCTGGCGCCCGGTGATCCACTACCCCGTGTCCGCCCCGGACCTGGCCAAGCCGACCTCCGTGGAGACCCTGGAGCGGCGGCTCACGGCCCTCGCGCACCCGGTGCGCCTGCGGCTGTGCCGCGACATGGCCCGCGCGCCCTTCAGCACCGGCGAGCTGGCCCACGCGACCGGGCTCACGGCGCCGGAGGTCTCCCGGCACCTCACGCTCCTCAAGAAGGCGGGCCTGGTCACGACGGTGCGCCGCGGCCGGTACGTGATGCACCAGCTGGACGTCACCGTGGTGGCCCGCCTGGGCAGCGACTTCCTGGAGGGCATCCTGCGCTGA
- a CDS encoding response regulator transcription factor, with protein MSIRVMLVDDQALLRTGFRMVLAAQPDMDVVAEAGDGVEALAALRTTEVDVVLMDVRMPKLDGVETTRRICQDENPPKVLILTTFDLDEYAFSGLKAGASGFMLKDVPPGELLAAIRSVHSGDAVVAPSTTRRLLDRFAPMLPNAGGQPQHKELERLTDREREVMILVAQGLSNGEIAARLVLSEATVKTHVGRILTKLGLRDRVQVVVLAYETGLVRAGGGGA; from the coding sequence ATGTCGATCCGCGTCATGCTCGTCGACGACCAGGCGCTGCTGCGCACGGGGTTCCGGATGGTGCTCGCCGCACAGCCGGACATGGACGTCGTCGCCGAGGCGGGCGACGGGGTCGAGGCGCTTGCGGCGCTGCGGACGACCGAGGTCGACGTGGTGCTCATGGACGTACGCATGCCGAAACTGGACGGCGTGGAGACGACCCGGCGCATCTGCCAGGACGAGAACCCGCCGAAGGTCCTCATCCTGACGACCTTCGACCTCGACGAGTACGCCTTCTCGGGGCTGAAGGCGGGCGCGTCCGGTTTCATGCTGAAGGACGTGCCCCCGGGGGAGCTGCTCGCCGCGATCCGCTCGGTGCACAGCGGTGACGCGGTGGTCGCGCCGTCCACGACGCGGCGCCTTCTCGACCGCTTCGCGCCGATGCTGCCGAACGCGGGCGGGCAGCCGCAGCACAAGGAGCTGGAGCGGCTCACGGACCGCGAGCGCGAGGTCATGATCCTGGTCGCCCAGGGGCTCTCGAACGGCGAGATCGCGGCGCGGCTCGTCCTGTCGGAGGCCACGGTGAAGACGCACGTGGGCCGCATCCTGACCAAGCTCGGCCTGCGGGACCGGGTGCAGGTGGTGGTCCTGGCGTACGAGACGGGTCTGGTGCGGGCGGGCGGCGGGGGCGCCTGA
- a CDS encoding sensor histidine kinase, whose product MQRVYDFLRRHPTGVDGFWALVLLGISGIGLVTMADAEGHDPAVPAALVVVGMSVVVALRRKYTEKMLILAAVLGVAQLIFDVKTMPADFAMLVIIYTASADGTKWASRFALMGGLCAAPLSSLRWPEESISTFGSIFFAIFQMVPFALAWVLGDSIRTRRAYFAQLEERADRLEKERAAQSKVAVAAERARIARELHDVVAHNVSVMVVQADGAAYVLDTAPEQAKQALETISGTGRQALAEMRRLLGVLRTGEHQEGGEYVPQPDVEQLDELIEQVRTAGLPVDFKVEGTPRPLPSGVELTAYRIVQEALTNTRKHGGENTGASVRLVYFDDGLGLLVEDDGKGAPHELYEDGGADGSGHGLIGMRERVGMVGGTLDAGPRPGGGFRISALLPLKPAS is encoded by the coding sequence GTGCAGCGCGTCTATGACTTCCTCCGCAGACACCCGACCGGGGTCGATGGCTTCTGGGCCCTCGTCCTGCTCGGGATCTCCGGGATTGGCCTCGTCACCATGGCCGACGCGGAAGGCCATGACCCGGCGGTCCCGGCCGCCCTCGTCGTCGTCGGCATGTCCGTCGTGGTGGCGCTGCGCCGCAAGTACACCGAGAAGATGCTGATCCTCGCCGCGGTCCTCGGCGTCGCCCAGCTGATCTTCGACGTGAAGACGATGCCGGCCGACTTCGCCATGCTGGTGATCATCTACACCGCGTCGGCCGACGGCACCAAGTGGGCCTCGCGTTTCGCCCTGATGGGCGGCCTGTGCGCGGCTCCGCTGTCGTCGTTGCGCTGGCCGGAGGAGAGCATAAGCACCTTCGGCAGCATCTTCTTCGCGATCTTCCAGATGGTGCCCTTCGCCCTCGCCTGGGTGCTCGGCGACTCCATCCGCACCCGCCGCGCCTACTTCGCGCAGCTTGAGGAGCGCGCCGACCGCCTGGAGAAGGAGCGGGCGGCGCAGTCCAAGGTCGCGGTGGCGGCCGAGCGGGCCCGCATCGCACGTGAGCTGCACGACGTCGTCGCGCACAACGTCTCGGTGATGGTCGTCCAGGCGGACGGCGCCGCGTACGTCCTCGACACGGCCCCCGAGCAGGCCAAGCAGGCCCTGGAGACCATCTCGGGCACCGGGCGGCAGGCGCTCGCCGAGATGCGCAGGCTGCTGGGTGTGCTGCGCACCGGCGAGCACCAGGAGGGCGGTGAGTACGTCCCGCAGCCCGACGTCGAGCAGCTCGACGAGCTCATCGAGCAGGTGCGCACGGCCGGTCTCCCGGTCGACTTCAAGGTGGAGGGCACCCCGCGCCCGCTGCCGAGCGGCGTGGAGCTCACGGCGTACCGCATCGTGCAGGAGGCGCTCACCAACACCCGCAAGCACGGCGGTGAGAACACCGGCGCGAGCGTGCGCCTCGTCTACTTCGACGACGGCCTGGGCCTGCTTGTCGAGGACGACGGCAAGGGCGCGCCGCACGAGCTGTACGAGGACGGCGGCGCCGACGGCAGCGGGCACGGCCTGATCGGCATGCGCGAGCGCGTCGGCATGGTCGGCGGCACGCTGGACGCGGGGCCGCGGCCGGGCGGAGGCTTCCGCATCAGTGCGCTTCTCCCGCTCAAGCCCGCGAGCTGA
- a CDS encoding SAM-dependent methyltransferase: MESALYGPDGFYLRPEGPAGHFRTSVHASPLFAGAVARLLCRVDEALDHPDELAFVDLGAGRGELTAGVLAALPPDVAPRARACAVERADRPAGLDPRIEWCARPPAGVTGLLFANEWLDNVPLEIAEVDPDGLVRRVLVRGDGTESLGGTVEGADASWLARWWPLAPEPGLRAEIGRPRDEAWAAAAATLTRGLAVAVDYAHDRAGRPPFGTLTGFRVGRETAPVPDGTCDITAHVALDACALPGASLLTQRAALHALGVSGGRPPLSLASTDPAAYVRALAQAGAAAELTAAGGLGDFGWLAQPVGITDPLLVDVAHHEEQ, from the coding sequence ATGGAGAGCGCGCTGTACGGGCCTGACGGCTTCTATCTGCGCCCCGAAGGGCCCGCGGGGCACTTCCGGACGTCGGTGCACGCCTCGCCGCTCTTCGCGGGCGCGGTGGCCCGGCTCCTGTGCCGCGTGGACGAGGCGCTCGACCACCCGGACGAGTTGGCGTTCGTCGACCTCGGCGCGGGCCGGGGCGAGTTGACCGCGGGCGTCCTGGCCGCGCTGCCCCCGGACGTGGCGCCACGCGCGCGTGCCTGTGCGGTCGAGCGGGCCGACCGGCCCGCGGGGCTCGACCCGCGCATCGAGTGGTGCGCCCGTCCGCCCGCCGGCGTCACCGGCCTGCTCTTCGCCAACGAATGGCTGGACAACGTCCCCCTGGAGATCGCCGAGGTGGACCCCGACGGCCTGGTGCGCCGCGTCCTCGTACGCGGCGACGGCACCGAATCGCTCGGCGGGACGGTCGAGGGCGCGGACGCCTCCTGGCTCGCGCGCTGGTGGCCGCTCGCCCCGGAGCCGGGCCTGCGCGCGGAGATCGGCCGCCCCAGGGACGAGGCGTGGGCGGCGGCCGCGGCGACGCTGACCCGCGGCCTCGCGGTCGCGGTCGACTACGCGCACGACCGCGCGGGAAGGCCGCCCTTCGGCACGCTGACCGGCTTCCGCGTGGGCCGCGAGACGGCGCCCGTGCCGGACGGCACCTGCGACATCACGGCCCATGTGGCACTCGACGCGTGCGCGCTGCCGGGAGCCTCCCTGCTCACCCAGCGCGCGGCCCTGCACGCCCTGGGGGTGAGCGGTGGCCGCCCGCCGCTGTCCCTGGCCTCCACCGACCCGGCCGCTTACGTACGGGCCCTCGCGCAGGCGGGAGCGGCGGCGGAGCTCACCGCGGCCGGCGGGCTCGGCGACTTCGGGTGGCTCGCCCAGCCGGTCGGCATCACGGACCCGCTACTTGTCGATGTCGCCCACCACGAAGAACAGTGA